The genomic window AAATTGCCGCCGCCTACGGTCCCGTGAAGGGCTTCGACCCCGTGGGTGACTACTTCAGGAATGCCGGGGAAGACGTGGTGCCGGCCCATGCGGGGCTCATCCGCTACGCGAAGGAAAAGGGACTAGAGGTTCCGGAGCGGTTCATTCCTCCGGAGTACAAAAAATAGCGCCGCCTGCACCTTATCCCGCCGGGCCGCGTGTTCTCCCCGCGGCCCGGCCCCCCGCAGGAGGGATGCACCGTGAGCCTTTTTTCAATCGGTCGGATCAAGACAAAGGTCATCTTCACCCTCGGCTTCTTTCTCGCCGTTTTCCAGCTCCTTGCCCCCATATACCTCACAGGTCTCCTGGACATCCAGTTCAGGGCGATCCACGTCGCTTTCGGCCTGTCCATCGGCTTTCTCTACTTTCCCTTCCGCTCCAGGGGAGAGGATGAACCTCCCGAAGAGGGCATTTCCCTTTTTGACCTCCTCCTGATCACAGTCCTCCTCGCCGCAAACCTCAACGCTTTTCTCAAAGCGCTTGACATCTACATGGGCACCACCGGGGCAACAAACTTCGACCTGGTTCTCGGAGGAGCCCTGGTGCTCCTCGTCCTCGAGGCCGCCCGGAGGTCCGTGGGACCGGCCATCCCCCTCATGGTCGTTCTCCTGCTGGGCTACATCTTTGCCGGCGAGTCCTTCCCCGGTATGTGGAAACTGAAGGGGATCGGCCTCGATTTCGTCCTCGGCTCCCTCTACTACTCCCCCCTCGGAATCTACGGCAGCGTCACGGGCATGTCGGCCACGTTCATCTCCATGTTCATCATCTTCGGCTCCCTTCTCTCCGCCACCGGTGGAGGGAAAACCTTCATCGACATCGCCCTCGCCATAACGGGAAAATATACCGGAGGGCCCGCAAAGGCCGCAGTGGTGTCCAGCGCCCTGTTCGGAAGCATCTCGGGAAGCTCGGTGGCAAACGTCATGGTCACGGGAAGCTACACCATCCCGCTGATGAAGAGGCTCGGCTACCGGCCGGAGTTCGCCGCCGCCGTGGAGGCCATCGCCTCCTCCGGAGGAGGCATCACCCCGCCGATCATGAGCATCAGCGCCTTCATGATGGCCGAGTTTCTCGGCATCTCCTATTTCCGCATCATAGGCTACGCCCTTCTTCCCTGTCTTCTCTACTACACCGGCGTATTCAGCGGGGTCCACTTCAGGACGGTGCGCATGGGCATAGACAAACTGCCGCCCGAGGAGATCCCGAAATGGCGGGACATCCTCACCCTGGAAAGGATCGCCGGACTCATCGTGCCGACGGGGGTGCTGCTCTACCTCATCGCCGTGGGTCAGCCCCTCCAGCTCGCCGGGTTCTACGCCTGCGTCTCCGCCCTGGCCGTCTTTCTGCTTGTGGGGATACTGAAAAGAAAGATCCGGGAGACCATGAAGCTCATTCTCTCCGCCCTCTCGGAGGGAGGGCGGGATGTGGCCCAGATCGTGCCTATCCTCGTGTCGGTGAGCATGCTCGTGAACCTCATCGGCCTGACGGGCATCGCGCCGAAAATCAGCGGCGTCATTCTCCAGCTCGGCGGGACGAACCTCTATTTCTCCCTGCTCATCGCCACGGTGGTTCCCTTCCTGCTGGGCACGTCCCTGCCGGTGGTCCCCACCTACGTGCTCTCCGTATCCATCCTGGTGCCCCCCCTGCTCAAGCTGGGCATCGACCCGGTGGCCGCCCACCTCTTTTTCATCTACTGGGCAATCCTCGGGGGTGTGACGCCCCCCACGTGCACGGCGGCCGTGGCGGCGGCGGGAATCGCAAAGGCAAACTGGGTCAGGACAGGCTTTTTCGCCATGAGGCTCGGAGCGGTGGCCTTCATCCTGCCCTACTTCTTCGCCCTCAACCCGGCACTTGTAGGGAGAGCTTCCTGGATGAGCATCCTGGGCCACGGAACAACCGGGTTTATCGGGGCCATTTCCATAGCCTACGGCATGTTCAGCCACAGGGAGTGCCTGCTGAACCCCCTCCGGTGCGCCGCCTTCATCGTCGGGGGCCTGCTCCTCCTCTTCCCGGGGACGGCGCCTTCGCTCACCGGGCTCGCCGTGGTGGGAACGGCGTTCGTCATCGACAGGAAGATCCTGTCGGGCAGGACAGGAACCAGGCAGGAACACCATCGGAAGCGCTCCGGGGAGGAGGCCCCGAAATGAAGAAATCACCCATGCTCAAAAACATGATTCTCGAACGGAAGGTCCTTGAACGGCCTCGCGGGATTTGAAACGTTCAGGGAGCTGGAGAAGAAGTATCTCCCCCTTTTCCTGGAAGAAACCTGCAGATCCTTCACCCGTCAGGACATCCGCTCCGTCAGAATCCTGCAGGGAAAAGGCAGAACTACTTAACGGGGAGGCTTCCCCTGCGGAAGGGGAAGTCTCCCCCGCAGTCCGTTACTTTACGGTGAAGTCGATAGCGCCCAGGGCGCCGGCATTATAGACGTAGGAGCCCGGCTTTCCGGGGAGCATGTTTCCCAGGGCTCCCGTGAGGAGCACATCTCCCTTCTCCATGGTCCAGCCCTGTTCAATCATTGTGTTCACCAGCCAGAGGGCAGTCTCCCACTGGTCCCCGAGGGCGTCCGATCCCCTGCCCCGGTTCACTTCAGCCCCGTCGAGGGAAAGAACGGGAACGAGCTCGTTGATGTCGGGCGCGGCACCCAGGGGAACCGGCTTTCCGACGATGAACCCCTTGGACGAGATGGCGGATGCGTTGATGTCCGCTGCCTTCAGCTGCTTCATGTCGGTGAAGGCGAGGTCGGGAAGCTCTATGGCGGCTGCGAGGAACGCAACCTTGCCCTTGAGGGCGTCCACGTCCTTCAGGGACTCCTTCACCGGCTCCCCGAGAATGAAGCCGATCTCGCACTCCAGCATGAGATTTCCGAAGTCCGCCCGGTTCACTTCCACGGGGCCCGCCGCCCCGTCCAGCCCGCCTCCGGGGAAAAGCACCGCCGCGAAGGGCGTGTCGGAACCGAAACGCTTCATGGTGGCTTCCGTGGTCAGGCCCGCCTTGAAACCCGCGGGACGGTCCGCTCCGAGGCGTTTTTTCGAATAGGCCGTCTGGACCGCATAGGACTCGTCCACAGTCATGCCGGGATACTCCGCCGTCAGGACGGGAAAAGGCTTCCCCTCCATGGCCGCGGAATATACCTTCTCCGCCAGGGCCTGGATATCCGCCCCCCAGCCCATCGCCGCGAGGAGCAGCACAGCCAGGAATGCCGCACAGGTACGTCTTGCCGCCTTCATTGCCGGATCCACCTCCAGAAGATAAGAAAATTGTCTCTTCAGGGCATTGTACTCCTTTTCCGTGATTTTGTTCAGCTTTCAGCGTTTTTCCCCCGGGCGGAGTACAGGAACTTCCTCTTTTTTCAGAGTGTGCTTTTCGCCTCTCTAGAGTAGAATAGAATTGTCAGGGAGCTTTCGAATGGAGGAGAACATCGTGATTGAAGAAAAAATCATGAAAACCATCCGGAGCGTCATTACGGGACTTCCCGGCGATTTCCAGTCCGATGACGGGCTTCACTCGCTCACGTCCGTCGTTGCGGAACGAAAAGGCTTTTTTTCCCGGAGAAAGCTCACTTTCACCGCACGGTTCAGGGTGAACGAGGAAACGCGGGAAGTGGTTTACAACGAGACTCTCGTGGAACGAAAGAGCGGCCTCGGGGCAGGATCCGGGGAAGGAATATCGGGATTCGGCTTCAGGAAGTGGAAAATCTCTTCGGGACCAAGCGGCCTCGATGGGGCGCTGGAGGAGCAGTCGGAACTGTTCGGCAGAAAGTACGGCTTTACCTTCAGGTTCCAGCAGATCCGGGACGCCGTCCGGAAGCTGGCTGAAGAAGAGGGATACACCTTCAAGCACCAGCTCTGGGGGAAACTGTAGAACGACGGTGAAAATCTGATATAATAAATAGATTGAATTTACTGTTCTTTGTAAGGAGGAACCCATGTCCGGCATAGGCGCGGTCACCCCTGTGAACAGCATACAGATCGCCGCCCCCGTCGCCAGCCAACCGAGACGGGAAGGCCTTCGCCGTGCCGAGCAGGAGGTTCTTCGCCAGGAAATGGCCCTGCGGAACTCCGGCGATGTGACGTCCACGGTCTATCATTTCTCCGTGGGACCGGATGGAAAAACCTACATCACCGGCGCAACGGTGACGGTCCGCACAACCGCGGAGGAAGAGGCGGGCGGCAAAGTTCCGGATGCCGGCAAAGACCGGGGACCGGCCGGGCGGAAGGACCGTGACGAAAACACCCCCCATGAAGAAGGGAAGAAAAGTACAGCAGGAGAAGAGGCGACGGCTGCTTCACAGCTGAAAGCCATCGAACGGGACGTCATAGCCCACGAAGCGGCCCACAAGGCGGTGGGCGGCCAGTTCGCCGGTCCTGTCTCCTACAGCTATGCCACCGGGGCGGACGGCAGGCGGTACATTGTCGGGGGAGAGGTCTCCATTTCCGCACCGGAAGGCAAAACACCCGAGGAGACCATCCGGATCATGGAACAGGTGAAACGGGCGGCCCTTGCCCCGGGTTCACCTTCCCCCCAGGACCTCCGGGTGGCGGCGGCAGCTTCGGCGGCCCAGATGCGGGCCCGGGCGGAGATGGCGAAACAGGACGCGTCCCGCGCCTACTCCGGTACCGGAAACGGCGGTTACGGCCGGGGGGACGGAGAGCTTTCCCTGACGGCGTGACACGCCCCATTTGATGACAGCAAAAGAGGACGCCCCGGAGGACGTCCTCTTTATTTTTTCCTATTCCACGGTGAGGGACTTTTTCAGATTTCCCGCACGGCTGCACACCGCTTCCACCTCGAGCACGGCTCCCTTGGGAAGATCGCCTACATGGAAGCAGGCGGCAGCGGCCTTGCCGTCAACCTGCCAGGCCGGCTCGAGGCGGTACATGAGCTGTCCGTTGAGGGAAAGGGTGAAGAGGTTGATATAATGTCTTTTTCCGTCAGGCACCGAGTGAGGGGCATGAACCTCGAGAACTCCCCCCTCCCTGTTGTAGAGAAGTTCAAGGTCCGAGGGCGGATGGGACCAGGCGGCCCCGGCCGAAAACACCATCACCAGCGCAAAGAGCAGAAGAAATATCTTTTTCACTGTACTCACTCTCCTTCAGTCCTGAAATTTGAAATCTTCCATGGAATAGTGTAGCAGAAAAACCCTGTTTCTATATCCCGTACCCTTCGTCCTTCAGGCGAAAGGGTACCTCCGGAGATGATGGAATGAATCTGCAGCTGCTGAAACAATGGTTCAGGGAACTGGAACCCGTCGGAGCCGATCCGGAAGGAGGCGTCACCAGGCTCGCCTATACAGCCGAGGAGGACGCCATGTTCGAAAAAGTCGCGGGCTTCGCCTCGGCGCTGGGTTTTTCCGTAACTGAGGACTGCATCGGGAATATGTTCATCTCTTTTCCGGACGGAACGGACCGCCCCTGCCACATGGTGGGCTCCCACCTCGACTCGGTTCCCCGGGGCGGACGGTATGACGGGGTCGTCGGGGTCCTCGCCGGACTGCTTGTCATGGAAAAAATTCTGAGGCTCGGCCTCTCCATTCCCGTGAAAACAGCCGCTTTCCGGGCGGAGGAATCGAGCCTGTACGGCCTGGCGACAGCGGGGAGCGGAACAGCCGCCGGGAGCATTGACGCCGTCCGGCTCAGGAACGCGAAATCCCTTTCCGGTGACAGCCTGTACGACACCATGACCCGGAAGGGATATGCACCCGGCAGCTGCAGGCTCGAACCTGTTATCGACTTCACCGAGCTCCACATTGAACAGGGCCGGGTGCTCTGGGAGGCGAAGGAACCTCTAGGCGTCGTAACCGCCATCGCGGCACCGACGAGACTGAAGGTGACGATCCACGGCCGCCAGGACCATTCCGGGGCCACTCCCATGGACCTGAGGAAGGACGGCCTCTGCGCCGCAGCGGAGATCATCCTCGGGACAGAACAGGCGGGAAATGCGGAAGCCGCCCACGCCACGGTGGCCACTGTGGGTGTTGCCCATGTCCGCCCGAACGCCCTGAACGTGGTTCCGGGACTGGTGGAACTGCGGATCGACATCCGGGGAATCCTGAAGGAAAGTATCTCCCGGACTGTCGGTGCCGTCAGGAATACAATCCGGGAAACAGAACTGCAGCGGGGCATCCTGTGCGAGGTGGAAACTCTCTCCTCCATGGACCCCGTCACCCTGGCTCCTTCAGTAATCGATTCCCTCGCCGGGGCTGCGGAAAAGACCGGAGTCCCCTTCCGCAGGATGGCAAGCGGAGCGGGACACGACGCCATGAAGGTTGCCGCCGTCGCGCCCGCAGGCATGCTCTTTATCCCCTGCAGGGAAGGAATAAGCCACAATCCCGGGGAGGAAGCCTCCCTGGAGGATGTGGCCCTTGGAGCGGAGATTCTCCTCGAGGCTCTGAAAATCCGAAGGCACATGGGCGTTTAGAAAGAGAGCCTCTTTTTATTCTACAACGAAATAGGTCTGAATATAGAGAATAGCAAATTGCCGTTTTTTTCGATTTTGGGTTGAATTGAGCCTGCAATTATGGTAGGTTATTTTCAGTTCAATAGTTTCGATCTTCTTTCAATTCGTTCTTCAGTTCACAGATCTTCGTTTTTCTCCTTTTCAGCTTTTGCCGCGCCATGCAGATCGAATCAGCCGTGCTCCAGGACGTAAGGAGGTGAAATGGATGAATACCATCACCATGGTTTGGCTTGGAATTATGGCCGTCATCGGCATCGTCATGATCGTAATGAAAAAGAAAATGAGCGCAAAGGACGAAGGCTGACACCGTTTTTTTCCGCCGCCCCCCGGGGCGGTTTTTTTTATCCCACCAGTTAATGCATTTTTCAAAAAACGCCGATACAGCAACAAAGGAGGGAGCGCCATGGAAAAAATGAAGACCGCGTGGGTGTCTCCCGTGCTTTCCGCAAACCCGGCCCAGGCAGGGCGGGTCGTTGGAAAGCCGGCGAAGGAACAGCCGAAACAGAACAAGAGGCACTTCAGAGAGTTTCTTCACCCTTCCGGGGGCGAAAAGCCGGAAGATGAAAGAGAAGAGCGGCTTGATACCTTCGCCTGAAAAAGACCTGCAGAGCTGAATCGCGGGGCCGCCCCTGAGGGGAGGCCCCGCTGTTCTTTGCCGGCGTCAGACACCTGCCCTGGCGAAAACCCCGTCCACCATTTCCCGGGCCTCTTCCTGGATTCGCCTGAGATGGTCTTCGTCGATGAAGCTCTCGGCATATATCTTGTACACGTCCTCGGTGCCGGAAGGGCGGGCGGCGAACCACCCGTTTTCCGCGGTCACCTTCAGACCGCCGATGGGAGCCCCGTTTCCGGGAGCCGCCGTCAGCTTGGCGAGAATGGGCTCGCCGGCCAGGATATCTCCCTCCACGGCGTCGGGGGTGAGCTTCCTGAGCAGCTTTTTCCTTTCGGGCCCGGCAGCGGCATCGATCCTCGCATAGCAGGGAACGCCGAGCCTCGCTGTGATCCTGTCATACCGTATGCCGGGGTGCTCCCCCATGACCGCCAGGATCTCCGCGGCAAGGAGCGTGAGGATAATGCCGTCCTTGTCTGTGGACCATGCCGTGCCGTCTTTCCTGAGAAAGGACGCACCGGCGCTTTCCTCGCCGCCGAAGCCCATGGAGCCGTCCAGCAGCCCTTCCACGAACCATTTGAATCCCACGGGCACCTCAACGCATTTCCGGCCCACCGACCGGGCGACCCTGTCGATGAGCGAGCTGGATACCAGGGTCTTTCCCACGGCAGCGTCCTGTTTCCACCCGGGCCTGTGGGTGAAGAGATACTCCACCGCCACTGCCAGGTAGCCGTTCGGGGCAAGAAGCCCCCGGTCTGGAACCACGATTCCGTGGCGGTCGAAGTCCGTGTCGTTGCCGAAGGCGATGTCGTACCTGTCCTTCAGTTGTACCAGGCCCGCCATGGCATAGGGGGATGAGCAGTCCATGCGGATTTTGCCGTCCCAGTCCACGGACATGAACGAAAAGGTGGGGTCCACCGCCGGGTTGACCACTTCCAGTTTCAGGCCGTACCTGGAAGCGATCACGTCCCAGTAGGCCACGCCGGAGCCGCCCATGGGATCGGCGCCGATGGAGACGCCCGACCTGGCGATGGCCTGGAGATCGAGGATGGATCCGAGATCATTTACGTAGGGAGCGACAAAATCCATCGTCCTGACTGAGTCCGACTTCAGGGCGGAAGAAAAGGAGAGCCTCCTGATTCCCTTCCCGCCCGATTTCAGGATTTCGTTGGCCCGGGCCTGGACCGCATCGGTTATCTCCGGGTCGGCGGGGCCTCCCGAAGGGGGGTTGTACTTGAAGCCCCCGTCCTCCGGGGGATTGTGGGACGGAGTGATGACCACGCCGTCGCCGAGCCCCGAGGTCCGGCCCCTGTTCCATTCCAGGATGGCGTGGGAAATCACCGGCGTGGGGGTGTATCCGCCCCCCTCCTGGACCACCGTTTCCACGCCGTTGGCGGCAAAAACCTCCACGGCGGTCCGGAAGGCCGGCTCGGAGAGGGCATGGGTGTCCTTACCCACGAAGAGGGGTCCTGTAATGCCCTTCCCTGCCCTGTACTCGGCGATGGCCTGGGAAACGGCAAGAATGTGGGCCTCGTTGAAGGATCCCTTCAGGGAAGAGCCCCTGTGCCCCGACGTGCCGAAGGAAACGAGCTGGAGAGGGTTGTCCGGGTCGGGCTGTTCCGTGTAGTAGGCCGACACCAGGCCGGGGATGGAGGCGAGCATGGTATGGGGCGGCCGATGACCCGCAAGAGGAGAGATCGTCATGACGAACCTCCTATTTCTCGAAAAATCCGTCCGGGCGGAAGGGATACTCGATGTAGCCCGCCGCCTCGGCCGCAAAATCACGGTCGAAGAGCAGGGCGAGGATCCACAGGGAGAGGTCGATCCCCGAACTGACGCCCCCCGCGGTGAGAATCCGCCCGTCCTTGACCACCTTCTTCTCCATGACCTTGACGCCAGGATAGGCGTCGAGCTCCTCGAAATAGCCGTGGTGGGTGGTGGCAGCCCTTCCCTGGAGAAGGCCCGCCTCGGCGGCAAAGAAGGCGCCGGTGCATACTGTGCCCAGGAAGCGCACCTGCTCGTACCGCTCCTTCACGAAATTGATCACCCGCTTGTCCCGAACGGCGATCCTCCGTCCCTGCCCTCCCGGAAGGATGAGCACGTCCAGCTGCGGACAGAGATCAGCTCCTCCGTCGGGCAGAAATCGGAGTCCGTTCGCTGCCTTGATGGGACCGTCCTGGAAGGCGAGAATTTTCACGTCCATGCTGCCCGGCTTCACGGCGTTCGCCGCCGAAAGCGTCTCAAAGGGGCCGACAAAATCCAGTTCCTCCACATCGGGGAAAACAAGTATTCCTGCCTGTATCACGGCATCCACCCTCTCTCTTCTGATTGTGTACTCCCGGTGTCCGTTTCACTTCCGTATAAATGTTCCTTTCTCCAGATCCCGGAAAGCCTGGTCAAGTTCCTCCTTCGTGTTCATCACGATGGGGCCGCCCCAGGCCACGGGCTCGCCCAACGGCATGCCTTCCAGGTAGAGGAACCGGATCCCGCTCCCGGCGGCCTGCACTGAAAACAAATCCCCCCGGGAGAAAAGAACGGCGTTCTTCTCCTTCACCCCTGTTCCGTTTCCGGGACCGAAGGCTCCTTCTCCCTCCACGATATACACGAACACCGTTGCCTCAGGGGGTGTTTCCACCGTCCAGCGCCCGCCTGCCCGGACGGAAACGTCGAGATACCTGGGCTGCACGTAATGGGCCTTCATGGGCCCCTCCACTGACCTGTAGGTCCCCGACAGGACCCGGACCTCCGCTGTCTCCTCCGTTATCCGGGGAATATTCTCGCTGACAAGATCATTGTACTTCGGCGGGCACATTTTATCCTTCGCGGGAAGGTTGAGCCAGAGCTGGGCACCGAGAAGGCGCTCCGACGGCTTCGGCATCTCCTGGTGGATGATCCCCGAGCCGGCGGTCATCCACTGGCAGTCGCCGTCAAGAATGCTTCCCCTGTTGCCGAGGCTGTCCCCGTGTTCTATCTCGCCGCTGATAAGGTAGGTGATCGTCTCGATGCCCCTGTGGGGATGCCAGGGAAAGCCCTTCACGTAGTCGGCGGGGTCTTTCGAGTCGAAGGCGTCCAGCATGAGGAAGGGGTCAAAGTCCTTCACGTCATGGTAGCCGAAGACGCGCACCAGGCTGACCCCTGCTCCGTCAGTCGTCCTGCGGCCGGAAACGATCTTTGCCGGAACCCGCATATTCTCCATTTTTAAAGGACACCTCCTTATCTCTTTATTACGTTATACTATTCAATGAAAGGGGATAGGTCAAGGTCAGGCCTGCCCCTATGAGGGTCCGTAGAAATACTTACTTCGTCGGGAGAAGAACTTCCAATAGTATTCCATTTTCACAGGTGATATTCTTTCTCCACTTTCGAAGAGGAGGAGATTGCCATGTTTACGT from Aminivibrio pyruvatiphilus includes these protein-coding regions:
- a CDS encoding TRAP transporter permease, whose translation is MSLFSIGRIKTKVIFTLGFFLAVFQLLAPIYLTGLLDIQFRAIHVAFGLSIGFLYFPFRSRGEDEPPEEGISLFDLLLITVLLAANLNAFLKALDIYMGTTGATNFDLVLGGALVLLVLEAARRSVGPAIPLMVVLLLGYIFAGESFPGMWKLKGIGLDFVLGSLYYSPLGIYGSVTGMSATFISMFIIFGSLLSATGGGKTFIDIALAITGKYTGGPAKAAVVSSALFGSISGSSVANVMVTGSYTIPLMKRLGYRPEFAAAVEAIASSGGGITPPIMSISAFMMAEFLGISYFRIIGYALLPCLLYYTGVFSGVHFRTVRMGIDKLPPEEIPKWRDILTLERIAGLIVPTGVLLYLIAVGQPLQLAGFYACVSALAVFLLVGILKRKIRETMKLILSALSEGGRDVAQIVPILVSVSMLVNLIGLTGIAPKISGVILQLGGTNLYFSLLIATVVPFLLGTSLPVVPTYVLSVSILVPPLLKLGIDPVAAHLFFIYWAILGGVTPPTCTAAVAAAGIAKANWVRTGFFAMRLGAVAFILPYFFALNPALVGRASWMSILGHGTTGFIGAISIAYGMFSHRECLLNPLRCAAFIVGGLLLLFPGTAPSLTGLAVVGTAFVIDRKILSGRTGTRQEHHRKRSGEEAPK
- a CDS encoding 2-keto-4-pentenoate hydratase, translating into MKAARRTCAAFLAVLLLAAMGWGADIQALAEKVYSAAMEGKPFPVLTAEYPGMTVDESYAVQTAYSKKRLGADRPAGFKAGLTTEATMKRFGSDTPFAAVLFPGGGLDGAAGPVEVNRADFGNLMLECEIGFILGEPVKESLKDVDALKGKVAFLAAAIELPDLAFTDMKQLKAADINASAISSKGFIVGKPVPLGAAPDINELVPVLSLDGAEVNRGRGSDALGDQWETALWLVNTMIEQGWTMEKGDVLLTGALGNMLPGKPGSYVYNAGALGAIDFTVK
- a CDS encoding ribonucleoside-triphosphate reductase, which translates into the protein MIEEKIMKTIRSVITGLPGDFQSDDGLHSLTSVVAERKGFFSRRKLTFTARFRVNEETREVVYNETLVERKSGLGAGSGEGISGFGFRKWKISSGPSGLDGALEEQSELFGRKYGFTFRFQQIRDAVRKLAEEEGYTFKHQLWGKL
- a CDS encoding putative metalloprotease CJM1_0395 family protein; protein product: MSGIGAVTPVNSIQIAAPVASQPRREGLRRAEQEVLRQEMALRNSGDVTSTVYHFSVGPDGKTYITGATVTVRTTAEEEAGGKVPDAGKDRGPAGRKDRDENTPHEEGKKSTAGEEATAASQLKAIERDVIAHEAAHKAVGGQFAGPVSYSYATGADGRRYIVGGEVSISAPEGKTPEETIRIMEQVKRAALAPGSPSPQDLRVAAAASAAQMRARAEMAKQDASRAYSGTGNGGYGRGDGELSLTA
- a CDS encoding M20 family metallo-hydrolase, producing MNLQLLKQWFRELEPVGADPEGGVTRLAYTAEEDAMFEKVAGFASALGFSVTEDCIGNMFISFPDGTDRPCHMVGSHLDSVPRGGRYDGVVGVLAGLLVMEKILRLGLSIPVKTAAFRAEESSLYGLATAGSGTAAGSIDAVRLRNAKSLSGDSLYDTMTRKGYAPGSCRLEPVIDFTELHIEQGRVLWEAKEPLGVVTAIAAPTRLKVTIHGRQDHSGATPMDLRKDGLCAAAEIILGTEQAGNAEAAHATVATVGVAHVRPNALNVVPGLVELRIDIRGILKESISRTVGAVRNTIRETELQRGILCEVETLSSMDPVTLAPSVIDSLAGAAEKTGVPFRRMASGAGHDAMKVAAVAPAGMLFIPCREGISHNPGEEASLEDVALGAEILLEALKIRRHMGV
- a CDS encoding LPXTG cell wall anchor domain-containing protein, which gives rise to MNTITMVWLGIMAVIGIVMIVMKKKMSAKDEG
- the pgm gene encoding phosphoglucomutase (alpha-D-glucose-1,6-bisphosphate-dependent), producing MTISPLAGHRPPHTMLASIPGLVSAYYTEQPDPDNPLQLVSFGTSGHRGSSLKGSFNEAHILAVSQAIAEYRAGKGITGPLFVGKDTHALSEPAFRTAVEVFAANGVETVVQEGGGYTPTPVISHAILEWNRGRTSGLGDGVVITPSHNPPEDGGFKYNPPSGGPADPEITDAVQARANEILKSGGKGIRRLSFSSALKSDSVRTMDFVAPYVNDLGSILDLQAIARSGVSIGADPMGGSGVAYWDVIASRYGLKLEVVNPAVDPTFSFMSVDWDGKIRMDCSSPYAMAGLVQLKDRYDIAFGNDTDFDRHGIVVPDRGLLAPNGYLAVAVEYLFTHRPGWKQDAAVGKTLVSSSLIDRVARSVGRKCVEVPVGFKWFVEGLLDGSMGFGGEESAGASFLRKDGTAWSTDKDGIILTLLAAEILAVMGEHPGIRYDRITARLGVPCYARIDAAAGPERKKLLRKLTPDAVEGDILAGEPILAKLTAAPGNGAPIGGLKVTAENGWFAARPSGTEDVYKIYAESFIDEDHLRRIQEEAREMVDGVFARAGV
- a CDS encoding DJ-1/PfpI family protein, producing the protein MIQAGILVFPDVEELDFVGPFETLSAANAVKPGSMDVKILAFQDGPIKAANGLRFLPDGGADLCPQLDVLILPGGQGRRIAVRDKRVINFVKERYEQVRFLGTVCTGAFFAAEAGLLQGRAATTHHGYFEELDAYPGVKVMEKKVVKDGRILTAGGVSSGIDLSLWILALLFDRDFAAEAAGYIEYPFRPDGFFEK
- a CDS encoding pirin family protein → MENMRVPAKIVSGRRTTDGAGVSLVRVFGYHDVKDFDPFLMLDAFDSKDPADYVKGFPWHPHRGIETITYLISGEIEHGDSLGNRGSILDGDCQWMTAGSGIIHQEMPKPSERLLGAQLWLNLPAKDKMCPPKYNDLVSENIPRITEETAEVRVLSGTYRSVEGPMKAHYVQPRYLDVSVRAGGRWTVETPPEATVFVYIVEGEGAFGPGNGTGVKEKNAVLFSRGDLFSVQAAGSGIRFLYLEGMPLGEPVAWGGPIVMNTKEELDQAFRDLEKGTFIRK